One Aphidius gifuensis isolate YNYX2018 linkage group LG3, ASM1490517v1, whole genome shotgun sequence DNA window includes the following coding sequences:
- the LOC122853119 gene encoding uncharacterized protein LOC122853119, with amino-acid sequence MATPIDILESRISELEIQVYGKNDMKSLVDTPSPDSSILDNLLHVNTLVSSSLSGRKNTNALVTRLLELNDLLDMSNKDDDVQTESKAEILLTMENDFHKNLEHLNKIQELSSSLDADELKYIPELTPKIETMALNYLQNYEKSTKISNDIQDMFSKYNSIINTISKSMVTLDAAISAAEMKKSTSKTK; translated from the coding sequence ATGGCAACACCAATTGACATTTTGGAGTCACGAATAAGTGAATTAGAAATTCAAGTTTATGGCAAAAATGACATGAAATCATTGGTTGATACACCATCACCAGACAGTTCAATATTGGATAATTTATTGCATGTTAATACACTTGTGTCATCATCATTGTCTGGtcgtaaaaatacaaatgcacTTGTTACACGACTTTTGGAGCTAAATGATTTACTTGATATGTCaaataaagatgatgatgtACAAACAGAATCAAAAGccgaaatattattaacaatggaaaatgattttcataaaaatcttGAACATCTTAATAAAATTCAGGAACTATCATCTTCATTGGATgctgatgaattaaaatatattccagAATTAACaccaaaaattgaaacaatggcattaaattatttacaaaattatgaaaaatcaacaaaaatatcaaatgacaTTCAGGATatgttttcaaaatataattctatcATAAATACTATATCAAAATCAATGGTTACACTTGATGCTGCAATAAGTGCTgctgaaatgaaaaaatcaacatcaaaaacaaaataa
- the LOC122853121 gene encoding kinetochore protein NDC80 homolog: MRSSASTGRQSSYNPPLRVSTMCPDEKSVATTKSEGRRTFKPRPSGEGSGIPKLRIGSDSSDGSRKSNLKQPGKTPLRSTTIMSQQTPTGMTPRAGRFHSDLPTGPRGRSPSAERCSTLGSQKMSKKDTRNLTNKSTQEAMLKRIDNYFLEYYPSSSVLNKNNSSFKPIALNSVVTATELLFAHLDITTKPQLTQANYMDELPKYAKKLHYPGNMSKSWLKTANTPHSYPHVLGWISWLVEIVHVKSIAAETRFVDQQFYELLDDHDVINCHLFKTLLNLYVLWNDQKIEEEKAAENQYLQTVAEYSNATTEIFDNAQKEFDDVANKKRTIEDNAAKISYELDEITKKLEALKNDEDKQLQYTDEQEKCKIKYENDSKLYEIEMKEIDIENEKIINENNQLIDEIEKQPMNAQQRDVKEQECMSLRNFLKNIDEHLEELTKEIYKLDMNFSKSQTDLSKALFIFNRSIVCGIPENIMGKKLSELQMPEKITFDQSAKDLLKEKRKVIDEVKNQMTIEYDKTMLSFNNLTNEHEKLQDKLESIRREKNELDAKNNEIKNSIKQRKIQGQEDEIKIRNQIIKLKDDIQKIKQSMPNIDTLSDELQEIQDQVEARSKKKLFLEQSGLRFFGRLHSMLSNHHNDILNIMSKLNDIK, encoded by the exons ATGCGTTCATCAGCATCAACAGGACGTCAGTCCTCATATAATCCACCTCTAAGAGTATCAACAATGTGCCCAGATGAAAAATCAGTTGCTACAACAAAATCAGAAGGTCGTCGTACATTTAAACCAAGACCATCAGGTGAAGGTTCTGGTATTCCAAAATTAAGAATTGGCAGTGATTCATCAGATGGATCaagaaaatcaaatttaaaacaaccag gtAAAACACCACTAagatcaacaacaataatgtCACAACAAACGCCAACTGGTATGACACCAAGAGCTGGTCGTTTTCATTCTGATTTACCAACTGGTCCTCGTGGTAGATCACCATCAGCTGAACGTTGTAGTACACTTGGTAGtcaaaaaatgtcaaaaaaagaTACACgtaatttaacaaacaaatcAACTCAAGAAGCTATGTTAAAAcgtattgataattattttcttgaatattatCCTTCATCAtcagtattaaataaaaataattcaagttttaaGCCAATAGCACTTAATTCAGTTGTTACAGCaactgaattattatttgcacATCTTGATATAACAACAAAACCACAATTAACACAAGCAAATTATATGGATGAATTACCAAAGTATGCTAAAAAACTTCATTATCCAGGTAACATGTCAAAATCATGGTTAAAAACAGCAAATACACCACATTCATATCCTCATGTACTTGGATGGATATCATGGCTTGTTGAAATTGTTCATGTTAAATCAATAGCAGCAGAAACACGTTTtgttgatcaacaattttatgaattactAGATGATCATGATGTtattaattgtcatttatttaaaacactaTTGAATCTTTATGTATTATGGaatgatcaaaaaattgaagaagaaaaagcagctgaaaatcaatatttacaaACAGTTGCTGAATATTCAAATGCAACAAcagaaatatttgataatgcaCAAAAAGAATTCGATGATGttgctaataaaaaaagaactaTTGAAGATAATGCTGCtaaaatttcatatgaatTGGATGAAATTACTAAAAAGCTTGaagcattaaaaaatgatgaagataaacaattacaatatactgatgaacaagaaaaatgtaaaataaaatatgaaaatgatagtaaattatatgaaattgaaatgaaagaaattgatattgaaaatgaaaaaattattaatgaaaataatcaattaattgatgaaattgaaaaacaaccAATGAATGCACAACAACGTGATGTTAAAGAACAAGAATGTATGAGTTtgcgaaattttttaaaaaatattgatgaacaTTTGGAAGAATTAactaaagaaatatataaacttgatATGAATTTTTCCAAGAGTCAAACTGATTTATCAAaagcattatttatatttaatcgtAGTATTGTTTGTGGAATACCAGAAAATATTATgggtaaaaaattaagtgaatTACAAATGCcagaaaaaataacatttgacCAAAGTGCTaaagatttattaaaagaaaaaagaaaagttattGATGAagttaaaaatcaaatgacaattgagtatgataaaacaatgttgtcatttaataatttaacaaacgaacatgaaaaattacaagataAATTGGAATCAATACGTCGTGAAAAAAATGAACTTGAtgctaaaaataatgaaattaaaaattcaattaaacaaCGTAAAATTCAAGGTCAAgaagatgaaattaaaataagaaatcaaataataaaattaaaagatgatattcaaaaaattaaacaatcaatGCCAAATATCGATACATTGAGTGATGAGCTACAAGAAATTCAAGATCAAGTTGAAgcaagaagtaaaaaaaaattatttctcgaACAATCTGGTCTAAGATTTTTTGGTAGATTACATTCAATGTTGTCAAATCATCACAACGATATTCTTAATATTATGTCAAAGTTAAAtgacattaaataa